One segment of Belonocnema kinseyi isolate 2016_QV_RU_SX_M_011 chromosome 7, B_treatae_v1, whole genome shotgun sequence DNA contains the following:
- the LOC117177069 gene encoding 3-hydroxyacyl-CoA dehydrogenase type-2, whose amino-acid sequence MLKNVVTMVTGGASGLGRGTVERFAKQGAKVVIADLPSSQGASFASSLGDSAIFTPVDVTSEADIQKALDATKEKFGKLDVLVNAAGIAVAFKVYNFNKNKPHLLEDFQKVVNVNLVGSFNVIRLAVGLMGVNAPNEDGQRGVVINTASVAAYEGQIGQAAYSASKAGVVGMTVPLARDLSTQGIRVCTIAPGLFDTPMLQALPQKVRDFLAQTVPFPQRLGKPDEYAQLCQTIVENPLLNGETIRLDGALRMQP is encoded by the exons atgttgaag aaCGTTGTTACTATGGTGACCGGAGGAGCATCCGGCCTTGGCCGTGGAACTGTGGAAAGATTCGCAAAGCAAGGAGCTAAAGTTGTTATCGCCGACTTGCCGTCTTCTCAGGGCGCCTCTTTTGCTTCGAGTCTTGGAGATTCTGCCATTTTTACACCAGTGGAT GTGACCTCTGAGGCCGACATTCAGAAAGCACTCGATGCAACGAAGGAAAAATTCGGGAAATTGGACGTTTTGGTAAACGCCGCTGGTATCGCCGTTGCCTTTAAAGtctacaatttcaacaaaaataagccCCATCTTCTGGAAGATTTTCAAAAGGTGGTCAACGTAAATCTCGTCGGCAGCTTCAACGTGATCAGACTCGCGGTTGGTTTGATGGGCGTGAATGCGCCAAACGAGGACGGTCAACGAGGTGTTGTGATCAATACCGCAAGTGTGGCCGCCTACGAGGGACAAATTGGACAGGCTGCTTACTCTGCTAGTAAAGCCGGAGTTGTGGGAATGACCGTTCCCCTGGCTCGCGATTTGTCCACCCAGGGAATCCGGGTTTGCACGATTGCTCCGGGTCTCTTCGACACGCCAATGCTCCAAGCTCTGCCGCAAAAGGTTCGCGATTTCCTCGCGCAAACGGTCCCGTTCCCGCAGAGACTGGGAAAGCCCGACGAGTACGCCCAGCTGTGCCAGACAATCGTTGAAAACCCACTGCTGAATGGAGAGACGATTCGTCTCGATGGAGCTCTGCGTATGCAGCCTTAA